The genomic segment TTGGCATTCACTCCCGGACAAATTCGCGGCGGCAAGTACACTTTTGATGTCGCTGAGAGCAAGAAGTCCGCGGGAGCCGCAACACTGGTTTTGCAGACGATCATCTTACCGCTCTTGTTCGCCAAGAGTGAGTCGAACATCATTATCCGTGGTGGCACTCACGTCCCGTGGTCGCCGCCGGCCACTTATCTCAAGCAGGTCTTTCTTCCGGTTATTGGATTGATGGGTTGTCAGACGTTCTTGAAGATAAACCGTTGGGGTTGGTACCCTGAAGGCGGCGGTGAAATAGCCTGTCGTGTTCGACCAATTGATCGACTTCGAGCCCGTCAATTCAATCGACGCGGCGAACTTCGCAAAATATATGGCATGTCTGTGACCTCCAATGTAGGAGGCGGTGTTGGCGAGCGGCAGATGCGCGCCGCAGTTAAACAGCTTCGTGCGAACAATCTCGACGCTCAGATGCGCAATAGCGATGTCGCTGCCAACGGCAAAGGCACGATCATCTTTCTGACAGCCGAATTTGACAATGTCCGGGCCGGATTCTCGACAATCGGCGAAAAGGGCATGCCGGCTGAAAAGGTCGCCGAAGCTGCGGTTACGGAGTTGCGTAACTATCTTGGCAAGGATGTTTGTCTTGATCACTATCTCGCCGATCAGCTTATCCCTTACATTGCTTTGTGCGGTGAGCGTGTTGAGATGAACATCTCGAAGATCACAAATCACCTTAAGACCAATCTCTGGGTGACGCAGAAATTCATACCGATCAAGTACAAGCTCAGCGGTCCGCTTGGATTTCCCGGGGTGCTTACGATAGAACCGGCACCCGAACCGGAGCCGCAACCCGCGGCGCCGGAAGTTGAAACACCGGCTGTACCTACCTAAAGGGCAAGCTTCTCATCCAAGCCGGAGATTATTTCGATTCTCCCAATTTGGATGTGTATAATCTTCAGAATTATTGATGAAACAATACCATGTTCAAGATCGCTAAATTCCATGCCACCATACTGCTTGGATTGATCTTGCTTTCCTTGAGTGGTGTAGCAAAGGCGGAGCATCTCTACGAAACCCGGATTGATCCTTTGCGGCTCGATTCGAGTCGACTTTATCTCTGGCTCGACGCAGATTTCACTGCAACCACTGACTTCACTTTGGAGCTGACTATCAATGATGGGACACTATATAGCGGCCGTGTTGACGGTGTGCTTGAGCGCGTCGTTGTAAGCCAGGAATTACCTGAGAGTGTGGTAGCGTCACTGCGTAGTTCCAAGGAATATACGGCTCGCATCTTTCTGGAAACCGAGTTGGTGTGCGACTCGCTGATTATCGCGGTGCCAGGTAATTTGAGACAATTGTGGCTTGATACACTACTTACTTCCAATCCTGAACTGCCGATTCGTTACATGTTTCGATACTATGATGACATTCGTGAGCTTGAGATTGCAGCGAGACTCGAGCAGGTCGATTTGCTTCTGCAACCGGAGATGGGAATGCCAGGATTT from the bacterium genome contains:
- the rtcA gene encoding RNA 3'-phosphate cyclase gives rise to the protein MADKDFLRVDGSFGEGGGQILRTSISLSTLLGRPVEVTNIRRNRKFPGMMPQHLTAVKACQQICSATVEGAEINSERLAFTPGQIRGGKYTFDVAESKKSAGAATLVLQTIILPLLFAKSESNIIIRGGTHVPWSPPATYLKQVFLPVIGLMGCQTFLKINRWGWYPEGGGEIACRVRPIDRLRARQFNRRGELRKIYGMSVTSNVGGGVGERQMRAAVKQLRANNLDAQMRNSDVAANGKGTIIFLTAEFDNVRAGFSTIGEKGMPAEKVAEAAVTELRNYLGKDVCLDHYLADQLIPYIALCGERVEMNISKITNHLKTNLWVTQKFIPIKYKLSGPLGFPGVLTIEPAPEPEPQPAAPEVETPAVPT